One Sphingomonas endolithica DNA segment encodes these proteins:
- a CDS encoding sugar kinase: protein MGMKCMILVLGEGMLELSRASADGQGWSLGHGGDTLNTAVHLARLGDQVAFVTALGSDPFSLTLRTDWTGEGLDLSLLRTDPDRRPALYAITTDADGERSFTYWRSDSAARWMFALGDNADLLAAGATAELLYFSMISLAILPPGGRETLFELCARVRSGGGRVAFDSNYRPALWENVEVARAAHLRAIAVTDIGLPTREDEHALIGLDDPAAIDRAWRDHGVGEVVVKLGADGCFANGAIRPVPAPIAAIDTTGAGDAFNAGYLHARLAGRSVEDSVMAGHRLAGYVIGRRGGIPAISADARYADLR from the coding sequence ATGGGAATGAAATGCATGATCCTGGTGCTCGGTGAAGGCATGCTGGAATTGTCGCGCGCAAGTGCGGACGGCCAGGGCTGGTCGCTCGGCCATGGCGGGGACACGCTCAACACCGCCGTGCATCTCGCGCGGCTTGGCGACCAGGTCGCGTTCGTCACCGCGCTCGGCAGCGATCCGTTCAGCCTGACGCTTCGCACCGATTGGACAGGCGAGGGGCTGGACCTGTCGCTGTTGCGTACCGATCCCGATCGTCGGCCTGCGCTGTATGCCATCACGACCGACGCGGATGGCGAACGCAGCTTCACCTATTGGCGCAGCGACAGCGCGGCGCGGTGGATGTTCGCGCTGGGCGACAATGCCGATCTGCTGGCTGCGGGCGCGACGGCAGAGCTGCTGTACTTCTCCATGATCAGCCTCGCCATTCTGCCGCCGGGGGGGCGCGAGACGCTGTTCGAGTTGTGCGCGCGGGTACGGTCGGGCGGCGGCCGGGTCGCCTTCGACAGCAATTACCGGCCGGCTTTGTGGGAAAATGTCGAGGTGGCGCGCGCCGCGCACCTGCGGGCGATCGCGGTCACCGATATCGGCTTGCCGACGCGCGAGGACGAACATGCCTTGATCGGTCTTGATGATCCCGCGGCGATCGACCGGGCGTGGCGCGACCACGGCGTCGGCGAGGTCGTCGTGAAGCTTGGCGCAGATGGTTGCTTTGCGAATGGCGCGATCCGCCCCGTGCCAGCGCCGATCGCGGCGATCGACACGACGGGGGCGGGGGATGCGTTCAACGCCGGGTATCTGCACGCGCGGCTGGCAGGCCGTTCGGTCGAGGACAGCGTGATGGCCGGGCACCGGCTCGCCGGATACGTGATCGGCCGGCGCGGCGGGATACCGGCGATCTCGGCCGACGCGCGTTATGCGGATTTGCGATAG